From one Lolium rigidum isolate FL_2022 chromosome 4, APGP_CSIRO_Lrig_0.1, whole genome shotgun sequence genomic stretch:
- the LOC124648903 gene encoding phytochrome A-associated F-box protein-like — MSASEQEEEIAGPVAVRRRRDGKEAAAANEEPALAALADDVLLQILGRLEEDPRDWARASCASPRLAALLRAACFPPRVSRALPAELLPAPSADGNPAAWAALHKMSVCCPGLLRAGILLEPSDDFGLELDIGPDLTVPASSSSSSLEPTATSEPRTTPLPNPSHPPADPDAAVWSLYDDLYLDAAYDCTSEAHIPSAPAPAPAPAPAAPADSPPTPPPAPPPNAGRRGVASGTRRRPRRWLGPVGAHLASGSRTLSREQGNKLLASRFRGDRLYICDWPGCVHAEERRKYMVFRGVFQDFARSQVRRALRDTRRPTVAVDCAFCGCTQAWDLYSAFCLRSFYGYHDDGEPVVRAYVCENGHVAGAWTERPLYS; from the coding sequence ATGAGCGCGtccgagcaggaggaggagatcgcCGGCCCCGTCGCCGTCAGGAGGAGGCGGGAcggcaaggaggcggcggcggccaacgaGGAGCCGGCGCTCGCGGCGCTGGCGGACGACGTGCTGCTGCAGATCCTGGGCCGCCTGGAGGAGGACCCGCGCGACTGGGCgcgcgcctcctgcgcctccccgCGCCTCGCCGCGCTCCTCCGGGCCGCCTGCTTCCCGCCCCGCGTGTCCCGGGCCCTCCCCGCCGAGCTCCTCCCCGCGCCGTCCGCTGACGGCAACCCCGCCGCGTGGGCCGCGCTCCACAAGATGTCCGTCTGCTGCCCCGGCCTCCTCCGCGCCGGGATCCTCCTCGAGCCCTCCGACGACTTCGGCCTCGAGCTCGACATCGGGCCCGACCTCACCGTCcccgcctcctcgtcctcctcctccctcgaGCCCACCGCCACCTCCGAGCCAAGAACCACCCCGCTGCCGAACCCCAGCCACCCACCGGCCGACCCCGACGCCGCCGTGTGGTCACTCTACGATGACCTCTACCTGGACGCGGCGTACGACTGCACCTCCGAGGCGCACATCCcttccgcccccgcccccgcccccgcccccgcccccgccgcacCGGCAGACTCGCCCccaacaccaccaccagcaccaccacccaaTGCCGGCCGGCGGGGCGTGGCGTCGGGGACCCGGCGGCGCCCGCGGAGGTGGCTGGGGCCCGTGGGCGCGCACCTGGCGTCGGGCTCCCGGACGCTGAGCCGCGAGCAGGGCAACAAGCTCCTGGCCAGCCGCTTCCGGGGCGACCGGCTCTACATCTGCGACTGGCCCGGGTGCGTGCACGCGGAGGAGCGGCGCAAGTACATGGTCTTCCGCGGCGTGTTCCAGGACTTCGCGCGCTCCCAGGTGCGCCGCGCGCTCCGGGACACGCGCCGCCCCACCGTCGCCGTCGACTGCGCCTTCTGCGGCTGCACCCAGGCCTGGGACCTCTACTCCGCCTTCTGCCTCCGGAGCTTCTACGGCTACCACGACGACGGCGAGCCCGTCGTGCGCGCCTACGTCTGCGAGAACGGACACGTCGCCGGCGCATGGACCGAGCGCCCGCTCTACTCCTGA